A stretch of Pseudolysobacter antarcticus DNA encodes these proteins:
- the sppA gene encoding signal peptide peptidase SppA yields the protein MAEQRPNIIVRFFRINARFFRALWNTVNFTRRLVFNLIFVFLLVIFFSAMFAKAPRIAERTALVVDPKGAIVEQFTAAPAQRALDKIAGNERREVQLRDLVHALDSAAKDTRIERVVFIPDEISSVGQASSREIAAALDRVKTAGKEVITVSNGMSQSQYLLAAHSTQILLHPDGAVLLEGLGRYHTYYKEALDKLGVDVHVFRVGEYKSAVEPYMLDHGSAEAKEADLFWMSSVWNDYLADVGTQRKIAPATLQSDIEHYPELLKASAGDLADVALKQKLVDQLATRDQARDLLIAKGVKDEAEHTFRQIDLRDYLSQIEHDNLGDMRPEIGVVVAEGEMSGAEQPAGAIGGESTARLLREAREDENLKAIVLRVNSPGGEAFVSEVIRREVELTRKAGKPIVVSMGDVAASGGYWISMNADEIWAEPNTITGSIGIFGLFMNIPNTLAKIGIHADGVGTTSLAGAFDVRLPLDPKVGALIQSVIDKGYQNFIGKVAAARGKTAAQIDLIARGRVWSGIQAKERGLVDQLGGLREATASAAKRAHLGDDYRVTYVEKEQSTWERFALSLSSEAQVKLGLHLDFGLPAALFANQEIRQQLRLLSSLQNNKPGVFAYCFCEIK from the coding sequence ATGGCCGAACAACGACCCAACATCATCGTGCGATTTTTCAGGATCAACGCGCGATTTTTCAGGGCGCTCTGGAACACGGTGAATTTCACGCGGCGATTGGTCTTCAATCTGATCTTCGTTTTCCTGCTCGTGATTTTCTTCAGCGCGATGTTTGCGAAAGCGCCGAGGATCGCCGAGCGCACCGCGCTGGTGGTCGATCCGAAAGGCGCGATCGTCGAACAATTCACCGCCGCACCGGCGCAACGCGCGCTCGACAAGATCGCCGGTAACGAACGCAGGGAAGTGCAACTGCGCGATCTCGTGCATGCGCTCGACAGCGCCGCCAAAGACACGCGCATCGAACGCGTGGTTTTTATTCCCGATGAAATATCGAGCGTTGGTCAAGCCAGTTCACGCGAGATTGCCGCCGCGCTCGATCGCGTGAAAACCGCCGGCAAGGAAGTGATCACCGTATCGAACGGCATGAGCCAGTCGCAATATCTGCTGGCCGCGCACAGCACGCAAATCCTGCTGCATCCCGATGGCGCGGTGCTGCTCGAAGGCCTCGGTCGTTATCACACATATTACAAGGAAGCGCTGGATAAACTCGGCGTCGACGTGCATGTGTTTCGCGTCGGCGAATACAAATCCGCAGTCGAGCCGTACATGCTTGATCACGGTTCGGCGGAAGCGAAAGAAGCCGATCTGTTCTGGATGAGCAGCGTGTGGAACGACTACCTCGCCGACGTCGGCACGCAACGCAAGATCGCGCCCGCCACGCTGCAATCGGACATCGAACATTATCCCGAGTTGCTCAAGGCGAGTGCCGGCGATCTCGCCGACGTCGCGCTGAAACAGAAGCTGGTCGACCAGCTCGCAACGCGAGATCAGGCACGCGACTTGCTGATCGCCAAAGGCGTGAAAGACGAGGCCGAACATACTTTTCGGCAGATCGATCTGCGCGATTATCTGAGCCAGATCGAGCACGATAATCTCGGCGACATGCGTCCCGAAATCGGTGTGGTCGTGGCCGAAGGCGAGATGAGCGGCGCGGAACAACCCGCCGGTGCCATTGGTGGCGAATCCACTGCACGCTTGTTGCGCGAGGCACGCGAAGACGAGAATCTCAAAGCGATCGTGCTGCGTGTGAACTCGCCAGGCGGCGAAGCATTTGTGTCCGAAGTGATCCGTCGCGAAGTCGAGCTCACGCGTAAAGCCGGCAAGCCGATCGTGGTTTCGATGGGCGATGTCGCGGCTTCCGGCGGTTACTGGATTTCGATGAATGCCGACGAGATCTGGGCCGAGCCGAACACCATCACCGGCTCGATCGGCATCTTCGGGTTGTTCATGAATATTCCCAACACGCTCGCGAAAATCGGAATCCATGCCGACGGCGTCGGCACGACCTCACTCGCCGGTGCGTTCGATGTGCGTCTGCCGCTCGATCCGAAAGTCGGTGCGCTGATCCAGAGCGTGATCGACAAGGGTTATCAGAACTTTATCGGCAAGGTGGCCGCGGCGCGCGGCAAGACTGCGGCGCAGATCGACTTGATTGCGCGCGGCCGCGTGTGGAGCGGCATACAAGCGAAAGAACGCGGACTGGTCGATCAACTCGGTGGCCTGCGCGAGGCGACAGCATCGGCGGCAAAACGCGCCCATCTCGGCGACGATTATCGCGTGACCTACGTCGAAAAAGAGCAGTCGACCTGGGAACGGTTTGCCTTGAGTCTGAGCAGTGAGGCGCAAGTTAAGCTCGGCCTGCATCTCGATTTTGGATTACCGGCAGCCTTATTCGCGAACCAGGAAATTCGCCAGCAGTTGCGTCTGCTCAGCTCGCTGCAGAACAACAAACCCGGCGTGTTCGCGTATTGTTTTTGCGAGATCAAATAA
- a CDS encoding DUF3667 domain-containing protein gives MNTTPTNESLELVPLLVAEAPVTPAPGAHCANCRTPLLGPYCYACGQPIKGLIRHLASIFHDLLDTIFNIDSRILHTFFPLYFRPGFLTTEYFAGRRVRYVTPFRLYFFLSVAAFFCIQATLNVSELGKQIKFDNNDGLSGAKTLTELEQRKNTALAGLQTAIEKSPGVAHKSLDKARTAVERSAQKRLEYLTAVEQAKTAGTAIPPDPADEVNIEFGGDKWDAQKNPIQIGWLPDRGNAYLNTLAAHMLENLKRAKHDPHILLAGIFNVLPQTLFVLMPLFAVFLKVFYIFKRRLYMEHLIVALHSHSFILLSLLLVTLVSLLREWTVTAAPWLDTLLSWVNIAVLIWLPLYLLIMQKRVYRQGWIMTVLKFSMIGFCYIFLISFSIVGALLAGLAFT, from the coding sequence ATGAACACTACGCCAACCAATGAGTCGCTGGAGCTTGTGCCTTTGCTTGTCGCAGAGGCACCGGTCACGCCCGCGCCGGGCGCGCATTGCGCCAATTGCCGCACGCCGCTGCTCGGGCCGTATTGCTACGCCTGCGGCCAGCCGATCAAGGGATTGATCCGCCATCTCGCGAGCATTTTTCATGATCTGCTCGATACGATTTTCAATATCGATTCGCGCATCCTGCATACGTTTTTCCCGTTGTATTTTCGTCCCGGCTTTCTTACCACGGAGTATTTTGCTGGCCGCCGCGTGCGTTATGTGACCCCGTTCCGGCTGTATTTTTTCCTGAGCGTCGCAGCATTTTTCTGCATCCAGGCCACGCTCAACGTCAGTGAACTCGGCAAGCAGATCAAGTTCGACAACAACGACGGCTTGTCTGGCGCAAAAACGCTGACCGAGCTTGAACAACGCAAGAACACCGCATTGGCCGGATTGCAGACCGCGATCGAAAAATCTCCGGGAGTCGCGCACAAGTCACTCGACAAGGCGCGCACCGCGGTGGAGCGAAGTGCGCAAAAACGCCTGGAATATTTGACCGCCGTGGAACAGGCGAAGACGGCGGGAACGGCGATCCCGCCCGACCCCGCCGATGAAGTGAACATCGAGTTCGGCGGCGACAAATGGGATGCGCAAAAAAATCCGATCCAGATCGGCTGGCTGCCGGATCGCGGCAATGCGTACTTGAACACGCTGGCGGCGCACATGCTGGAAAACCTCAAACGCGCGAAACATGATCCGCACATCTTGTTGGCCGGTATTTTTAACGTGTTGCCGCAAACGCTGTTTGTGCTGATGCCGTTGTTCGCGGTGTTCCTGAAGGTCTTTTATATTTTCAAGCGCCGCTTGTACATGGAGCATCTGATCGTGGCGCTGCACAGTCACAGCTTCATTTTGCTGTCATTGCTGCTGGTGACGCTGGTGAGCCTGTTGCGGGAATGGACCGTTACCGCAGCGCCTTGGCTCGATACGTTGCTGTCCTGGGTAAATATCGCGGTGTTGATCTGGCTGCCTTTGTATTTGTTGATCATGCAAAAACGCGTGTATCGCCAAGGCTGGATCATGACGGTACTGAAATTCAGCATGATCGGCTTTTGTTATATTTTTCTGATCAGCTTCAGTATCGTTGGCGCATTACTGGCCGGGCTCGCTTTTACCTGA
- a CDS encoding NAD-dependent epimerase/dehydratase family protein — translation MARVLLTGASGFLGSHLLQQLLAQNVEVLALARSESSAAALRALGAEPVRGDVRDADSLKAAMATPLDAVFHVAADTSTWRGDAAQQTLTNVGGTNNVIAAVRAAKVARLIHTSSVSAFGMTEETLTENLPRRGADSWINYERNKAATEAAVRAAVDRGEIDAVILNPAHILGPGDRHNWAQMFIMIDQGKLPGAPPGAGAFADVREVATAHIAAWRGGRSGESYLLGGDHASFLTLVQGIASQLDRPSPKRALPATVLRAYAQVLNFYSRFSGHAPSLTPEAVAFTCHHLRVDSSKAERELGYRSTALNVLIADTCAWLREQGLISGNAAKT, via the coding sequence ATGGCGCGCGTTCTGCTTACCGGTGCCAGCGGTTTTCTGGGCAGTCATTTGCTGCAGCAATTGCTCGCGCAAAATGTTGAGGTGCTTGCACTCGCACGCAGCGAATCCAGCGCCGCTGCCTTGCGCGCGCTCGGCGCCGAACCCGTGCGTGGCGATGTGCGTGATGCCGATTCGCTCAAGGCGGCGATGGCAACACCGCTAGATGCAGTTTTCCATGTCGCGGCGGATACCAGCACGTGGCGCGGCGATGCGGCGCAGCAGACGCTGACCAATGTCGGCGGTACCAATAACGTGATCGCGGCGGTGCGCGCGGCGAAAGTCGCGCGCCTGATCCACACTTCGTCGGTGTCGGCGTTCGGCATGACCGAAGAGACGCTGACCGAAAATCTGCCACGTCGCGGTGCCGATTCGTGGATCAACTACGAGCGCAACAAGGCCGCGACCGAGGCTGCGGTGCGCGCTGCGGTGGATCGCGGCGAGATTGATGCGGTGATCCTCAATCCTGCGCATATTCTCGGTCCGGGCGACCGGCATAACTGGGCGCAAATGTTCATCATGATCGATCAGGGCAAGCTCCCCGGCGCGCCGCCCGGCGCAGGTGCGTTTGCGGATGTGCGCGAGGTCGCGACCGCACATATTGCGGCGTGGCGCGGTGGCCGTAGCGGTGAGTCGTATCTGCTCGGCGGTGATCACGCGAGTTTTCTGACGCTGGTGCAGGGAATTGCCAGCCAGCTCGACCGGCCATCGCCCAAACGCGCTTTGCCCGCAACGGTATTGCGCGCTTATGCGCAGGTGCTGAATTTCTACAGCCGTTTCAGCGGCCACGCGCCGTCGTTAACGCCGGAAGCGGTGGCTTTTACCTGTCATCATTTGCGCGTCGATTCGAGCAAGGCCGAGCGCGAACTCGGTTATCGCAGCACTGCTCTGAATGTGTTGATCGCCGATACCTGCGCATGGCTGCGCGAGCAGGGATTGATCAGCGGCAACGCGGCAAAAACATGA
- a CDS encoding protease pro-enzyme activation domain-containing protein, with amino-acid sequence MIKPLVRLGSSLLGITSLLLGISVDAAPSPIAFPQILQGISQQNRAILVGNTSRYVTSGRDTGVLADAENLDNMLLQLQRSPERERALQDMIEAMHNPQSPSFHHWLSNDDLFTEYGPAQQDIDTVVSWLGSNGFTVNAVHPNGMLIDFSGNAGQVKRAFATTLHRYNLNGKVYLSNANDPSIPAALAPVVVGIVSLNNLFPQPQLHEPIAAAKGKLVLESANSAAKSTPLWNPEFTIGSGTRYLVAPYDFDTIYNVGPVWSAGITGAGQTIAVIENTNILNAGDVTTFRDAFGIGSAAGYSGTFTQLHPSGATACRDPGVTANEKEAALDAEWAGVAAPNANIQIASCQDTGVTFGGLIAANNLIASANPPKIMSLSYGVCESQNGATANAAYVSAWQTAAAKGISVFVAAGDEGATSCDAGANYATQGISVSGFASTPYNVAVGGTDFRDTVDGSNAAYWNSSNGAGRSTAKSYVPEIPWNNSCASSILYTFKGYADGVSYCNTAVAYNNNFVSTSAASGGASSYSSKPSWQTGVLGIVNDSKRDLPDVSLFAANGLYGHAMLYCMSDTTNGGVTCDFTNTSDALHSVGGGTSFSAPALAGIQALINQATGQSWGNMNTRYYALAAKQYGSTASPNNANVSSCNANTGNGIGSNCVFQDVTSGDIAVPCKYGSTNCYSNYTGANNDNCNDASSTPDKASTCGVISTSSSSAQPAYAATPGWDFATGLGSVNVANLVAAMLPPPVASKLKFTVQPVNGSAGSTLATIKVSVESSSGVVVTDNTSAITLALANNPGAANLAGTLTVNAVNGVATFSNISLNKLGAGYSLNASAASLTADTSSAFNIGAGAAAKLVFAQQPSNALAGSALNPAITVQVQDANGNIATSSAAVVLSIGTNPGNAALTGSTTTANAGTATFNAATLDKVGSSYTLIATSNGLTNATSATFNISPGAAAKLVYATQPPSSLSADATFNASVSVQDANGNIVTSDASSVSLVLSGNSNNVMLASSSMITANVVKGIATFTNLSVNKAGSNYALGATDASLASATSNTFVVTPGSAAKLAYTTAAPANLPSGAVFGVTVVVQDANSNTVTTDASPVTLALSGGAGNAILSGTTTISAINGTATFAGLSVDKIGNNYTLSASDAGLTNASSNFNTTAGAAAKLVFVQQPGNSVAGAALASAITVQVLDASGNLVTSDSSVITLAIANNPGASSLSGTTTINAVNGVASFTNISLNKAAAGYSLHATDGNLDAAGSNTFDISPGATTQLIFATQPSDIMQDQALSKVTVTLLDQFQNVVTNDSSSVITLAASSCSGTSLGAQTVTNGVATFSGGRSFRTAVAALQLTAAAADQPALSATSAPFAVVANPDKVFYTTFETCTP; translated from the coding sequence ATGATCAAGCCGCTAGTTCGGCTCGGCAGTTCGTTGCTGGGCATTACATCTCTGTTGCTCGGAATAAGCGTAGACGCCGCACCCTCGCCGATCGCGTTTCCGCAAATCCTGCAGGGTATCAGCCAGCAGAATCGTGCGATCCTGGTCGGCAATACCAGCCGTTACGTCACTTCCGGGCGGGACACAGGTGTTTTGGCCGACGCCGAAAATCTCGACAATATGCTGCTGCAGTTGCAACGCAGCCCGGAGCGCGAGCGCGCGCTGCAGGACATGATCGAGGCAATGCACAATCCGCAGTCGCCAAGTTTTCATCACTGGCTCAGCAACGACGATCTGTTCACCGAATACGGCCCAGCGCAGCAGGATATCGACACTGTCGTGAGCTGGCTCGGATCGAACGGATTTACTGTCAATGCAGTACATCCGAACGGCATGCTGATCGACTTTTCCGGCAACGCCGGGCAGGTCAAGCGCGCGTTTGCCACCACGTTGCATCGCTACAATCTCAATGGCAAAGTGTATTTGTCGAACGCGAATGATCCGAGCATTCCGGCGGCGCTGGCTCCGGTGGTGGTCGGCATCGTGTCGCTGAACAACCTGTTTCCGCAACCGCAATTGCACGAGCCGATCGCCGCAGCGAAAGGCAAACTCGTTCTGGAAAGCGCGAACAGCGCGGCCAAAAGCACGCCGCTATGGAATCCGGAATTCACGATCGGCAGCGGCACGCGTTACTTGGTCGCGCCTTACGATTTCGACACGATCTACAACGTCGGCCCGGTCTGGAGCGCAGGCATTACCGGTGCTGGACAAACCATCGCGGTGATCGAAAATACCAATATCCTCAACGCCGGCGATGTGACCACGTTCCGTGACGCATTCGGTATTGGCAGCGCGGCGGGTTATAGCGGCACGTTCACTCAGCTGCATCCGAGCGGCGCCACGGCGTGTCGCGATCCAGGCGTGACCGCGAATGAAAAAGAAGCCGCGCTGGATGCCGAATGGGCCGGCGTGGCCGCGCCGAATGCAAACATCCAGATTGCGTCATGTCAGGATACCGGCGTCACCTTCGGCGGCTTGATCGCCGCGAACAATCTTATCGCCAGCGCCAATCCGCCGAAGATCATGAGCCTGAGTTACGGTGTGTGCGAAAGCCAGAACGGCGCCACCGCCAACGCCGCATACGTCAGCGCCTGGCAAACTGCCGCGGCAAAAGGTATCAGTGTTTTTGTCGCCGCGGGTGACGAAGGCGCCACCAGCTGCGATGCCGGCGCGAACTACGCGACGCAAGGAATTTCGGTCAGCGGGTTTGCCTCCACGCCTTACAACGTCGCGGTCGGCGGCACCGATTTCCGCGATACTGTTGATGGCAGCAATGCTGCCTACTGGAACAGCAGCAACGGCGCGGGACGCAGCACGGCAAAATCCTATGTGCCGGAAATTCCTTGGAATAATTCCTGCGCCAGCAGCATCTTGTACACGTTCAAGGGTTATGCCGACGGCGTCAGCTACTGCAATACGGCGGTGGCCTATAACAACAATTTCGTCAGCACCAGCGCGGCGAGCGGCGGCGCGAGCAGTTATTCGTCAAAGCCGAGTTGGCAGACTGGCGTGCTCGGTATCGTCAACGACAGCAAGCGCGACTTGCCGGATGTTTCTCTTTTCGCAGCGAACGGGTTGTACGGACACGCGATGCTCTATTGCATGTCCGATACCACAAACGGTGGCGTGACTTGCGATTTCACCAATACCAGCGATGCGCTGCACAGCGTGGGCGGCGGCACCTCATTTTCCGCGCCAGCACTAGCCGGAATCCAGGCCTTGATCAACCAGGCCACCGGGCAGAGTTGGGGCAATATGAACACGCGCTATTACGCATTGGCCGCGAAGCAGTACGGCAGCACCGCGAGCCCGAATAACGCCAACGTCAGCAGTTGCAATGCCAACACCGGCAATGGCATCGGCAGCAATTGCGTGTTTCAGGACGTCACCTCGGGCGACATTGCCGTGCCGTGCAAATACGGTTCGACCAATTGCTACAGCAACTACACCGGCGCCAACAATGACAACTGCAACGACGCCAGCAGCACACCCGACAAGGCCAGCACCTGTGGCGTGATTTCAACCTCCAGCAGCAGCGCGCAACCCGCTTACGCCGCCACGCCCGGGTGGGATTTCGCGACCGGGCTTGGCAGCGTCAACGTTGCCAATCTGGTGGCCGCGATGTTGCCGCCGCCGGTTGCGAGCAAACTCAAGTTCACCGTGCAGCCAGTTAACGGCAGCGCAGGATCGACGCTCGCAACGATTAAGGTCAGCGTGGAAAGCAGCAGCGGTGTCGTAGTGACCGACAACACCTCGGCGATCACTCTGGCACTCGCGAACAATCCGGGCGCTGCCAACCTGGCTGGCACGTTGACCGTAAATGCAGTCAATGGGGTCGCCACGTTCAGCAATATCAGCCTCAACAAACTCGGCGCGGGTTACAGCTTGAATGCCAGCGCAGCCAGTCTCACTGCGGATACAAGTTCGGCGTTTAATATCGGCGCGGGAGCTGCCGCCAAGCTGGTGTTTGCACAGCAACCGAGCAATGCCTTGGCCGGATCGGCACTGAACCCGGCGATCACCGTGCAGGTGCAGGATGCGAACGGCAATATCGCGACATCCAGCGCCGCGGTCGTATTGTCGATCGGAACAAATCCGGGCAATGCAGCGCTCACCGGCAGCACCACGACCGCCAATGCGGGCACTGCAACCTTCAACGCCGCGACGCTGGATAAGGTCGGCAGTAGTTACACCTTGATCGCCACCAGCAACGGCCTGACGAATGCGACCAGCGCTACTTTCAACATCAGCCCGGGCGCAGCAGCAAAACTTGTCTATGCCACGCAACCACCGAGCAGCTTGTCGGCGGATGCGACCTTCAATGCCAGCGTGAGTGTGCAGGATGCGAACGGCAACATCGTTACCAGCGATGCATCATCGGTATCGCTGGTGCTATCCGGCAATTCCAATAATGTAATGCTCGCCAGCAGTTCAATGATCACCGCCAATGTGGTCAAGGGCATTGCGACTTTTACTAATTTATCGGTGAACAAGGCTGGCTCCAACTATGCGCTTGGCGCCACCGATGCGAGCTTGGCGAGCGCTACCAGCAACACGTTTGTCGTGACGCCGGGCAGCGCGGCAAAGCTCGCGTACACAACTGCAGCGCCAGCGAATCTGCCCTCGGGTGCAGTGTTCGGCGTGACCGTGGTAGTGCAGGATGCGAACAGCAACACGGTGACGACCGATGCCTCACCAGTAACTCTCGCGTTATCTGGCGGTGCAGGCAATGCCATTCTCAGCGGCACCACGACGATCAGCGCGATCAACGGCACCGCGACATTCGCGGGTTTGTCGGTCGACAAAATCGGCAACAACTACACACTCAGCGCAAGCGATGCCGGGCTGACCAATGCTAGCAGCAACTTCAATACAACTGCGGGCGCGGCGGCCAAACTGGTATTCGTGCAACAACCCGGCAACAGTGTCGCGGGCGCCGCATTGGCATCGGCAATCACGGTGCAGGTACTCGATGCGAGCGGCAATCTCGTGACGTCGGACTCGTCAGTCATCACGCTGGCGATAGCCAATAATCCCGGCGCTTCGAGCTTGAGCGGCACGACCACGATCAACGCGGTCAACGGCGTGGCGAGCTTCACAAATATCTCGTTGAACAAAGCTGCGGCGGGTTACAGCTTGCACGCAACTGACGGCAATCTAGACGCAGCTGGCAGTAACACGTTCGATATTTCGCCCGGCGCAACCACGCAATTGATATTCGCGACGCAACCGTCCGACATCATGCAGGATCAAGCGCTGAGCAAAGTAACGGTAACGCTGCTGGATCAGTTCCAGAATGTCGTCACCAACGACAGCAGCAGCGTCATTACGCTGGCGGCCTCATCATGTAGTGGCACGTCACTCGGCGCACAGACGGTCACGAACGGCGTGGCCACATTCAGCGGCGGAAGATCGTTCCGCACTGCTGTGGCAGCACTGCAATTGACAGCAGCCGCAGCGGATCAACCAGCACTATCGGCGACCAGCGCGCCGTTCGCTGTCGTGGCAAATCCCGACAAGGTTTTCTACACAACGTTCGAGACCTGCACGCCGTAG
- a CDS encoding MATE family efflux transporter produces the protein MLFPAFTDAARLRRELRETFSLATPLMLGQLSAMLMPFIDTVLAGHLGASTLAAVAVGSQIWSFAMMFLIGTMLALPPTVAQLDGAGRRASIGAVFRQALWLALALGLFAAFAVRQSEPLLRAIGVDATVLPQALEFLRAISFGAPALAIYFALRGMSEGIRRPRPTLYFGLFGVSLLLPLAWALMYGRLGMPALGARGSGIATAIVLWLQALAFLLYVVTRRHYRDLQLFAHFEWPVLAQISVLLRLGLPMGASILMEGGLFVATALLIGSLGATAMAGHQIALNVASLTFMLPLGLAMATTIRVGNAVGRNDYSGVRYAGFVSIALTLGSQVVSALLMWLLRMPIAHLYSDDVQVIALASQLLLLAAIFQFSDGIQVVANGALRGLKDTRVPMLLTLLAYWIIGMPLGYLLGFHYGYGPRGLWVGLIAGLGMAAILLFTRFYRLAMNNSWRTLAPAPHSSTQT, from the coding sequence ATGTTGTTTCCTGCCTTCACCGATGCCGCGCGCCTGAGGCGCGAATTGCGCGAAACCTTCTCGCTCGCCACGCCACTCATGCTGGGTCAGCTCAGCGCGATGCTGATGCCGTTCATCGATACGGTTCTGGCCGGACATCTCGGCGCAAGCACGTTGGCGGCAGTCGCGGTCGGCAGCCAGATCTGGTCGTTTGCGATGATGTTCCTGATCGGCACGATGCTCGCGTTGCCACCCACCGTCGCGCAACTCGATGGCGCTGGTCGGCGTGCGTCGATCGGCGCGGTATTCCGTCAGGCGCTATGGCTGGCGTTGGCGCTGGGTTTGTTCGCGGCCTTTGCGGTGCGGCAAAGCGAACCGCTGTTGCGTGCGATCGGCGTCGATGCCACGGTATTGCCGCAGGCGTTGGAATTCTTGCGTGCGATCAGTTTCGGCGCGCCGGCGCTGGCGATTTATTTTGCGCTGCGCGGCATGAGCGAAGGTATCCGCCGGCCACGGCCGACCTTGTATTTCGGCCTGTTCGGCGTGAGTTTGCTGCTGCCGCTGGCGTGGGCGCTGATGTATGGCCGGCTCGGTATGCCCGCGCTCGGTGCACGTGGTAGCGGCATCGCCACGGCGATTGTGTTGTGGCTGCAGGCGCTGGCATTTTTGCTGTATGTGGTAACGCGGCGGCATTATCGCGACCTGCAATTGTTTGCGCATTTTGAATGGCCGGTGCTCGCGCAGATCAGCGTCTTGCTGCGACTCGGTTTACCGATGGGGGCGTCCATCCTCATGGAGGGCGGTCTGTTTGTCGCCACGGCATTGCTGATCGGTTCGCTCGGTGCCACGGCGATGGCCGGACACCAGATCGCGCTGAATGTCGCGTCGCTTACCTTCATGTTGCCGCTCGGACTCGCGATGGCGACGACGATCCGCGTCGGCAATGCGGTCGGGCGCAACGATTACAGTGGCGTGCGTTATGCCGGATTCGTCAGCATTGCGCTGACTCTCGGCAGCCAGGTGGTTTCGGCGTTGCTGATGTGGCTGTTGCGCATGCCGATTGCGCATCTGTATTCCGACGATGTGCAAGTGATCGCGCTGGCGAGCCAGTTGTTGCTACTCGCCGCGATCTTTCAGTTTTCCGATGGCATCCAGGTCGTCGCCAACGGCGCGCTGCGCGGGCTTAAGGATACGCGCGTGCCGATGCTGTTGACCCTGCTGGCGTACTGGATCATCGGCATGCCGCTCGGTTATCTGCTCGGGTTTCATTATGGTTATGGGCCGCGCGGATTGTGGGTCGGATTGATCGCCGGGCTCGGCATGGCGGCGATATTGCTGTTCACGCGCTTCTACCGGCTCGCCATGAATAATTCGTGGCGCACGCTGGCGCCAGCGCCACATTCTTCAACGCAGACATGA
- a CDS encoding DUF3106 domain-containing protein has protein sequence MAQHKISGFFLLLLLSVALHAQQPPSGAVVPQAAAQNAPASPLAWSSLSPAQQEVLAPLKKNWEQLPPDAQQRMQRGASRWTQMTPEQRGNTQQRFQKWNALTPEQRGQIRERYQRFSTLPPQQQRRLRQTYQRFGALPPEQRQKLRARWNSMSPQERQAALAEARTQASPQATPRVAPKAEDAPKPVKAKPGARMHPKAARVDKQHQ, from the coding sequence ATGGCACAGCACAAAATTAGCGGATTTTTTCTGCTGCTTTTGCTCAGCGTAGCGTTGCACGCGCAACAGCCACCGAGCGGCGCTGTCGTGCCGCAAGCGGCGGCGCAAAATGCGCCAGCGAGTCCGCTGGCGTGGAGCAGCCTGAGTCCCGCGCAGCAAGAGGTGCTCGCGCCGCTGAAAAAAAATTGGGAGCAGTTGCCGCCCGATGCGCAGCAACGCATGCAACGCGGCGCTTCACGCTGGACGCAGATGACGCCCGAACAACGTGGCAATACCCAGCAACGATTTCAGAAATGGAATGCGCTGACGCCCGAACAGCGCGGGCAGATTCGCGAGCGCTACCAACGCTTCAGCACCTTGCCGCCGCAACAGCAGCGCCGTTTGCGCCAGACCTATCAGCGTTTTGGTGCGCTGCCGCCAGAGCAGCGGCAAAAATTGCGCGCGCGCTGGAACAGCATGTCACCGCAGGAGCGTCAGGCAGCGCTTGCCGAAGCACGCACGCAAGCTTCGCCACAAGCAACACCACGCGTCGCGCCCAAAGCCGAGGATGCGCCGAAGCCAGTCAAAGCGAAGCCTGGCGCGCGAATGCATCCGAAGGCTGCAAGAGTCGACAAGCAACACCAATAA